A portion of the Limosilactobacillus reuteri genome contains these proteins:
- a CDS encoding antirestriction protein ArdA, with amino-acid sequence MKINVFVSNLAKYNDGELNGQWTTLPVDDVNKDILDKLDLGGDSKHGYHDEWFISDYEAPFTISEDDSMYRLNELAEALEDYETIEDVYKDLDDREATGCEDVYDFDDDFFDTMFTDKTEIARATFFGEIQNWLDPYIYFNGVGNLASMNEYQYQEMLNNHASKIIEEFKNEYL; translated from the coding sequence ATGAAAATTAACGTATTTGTTTCAAACTTGGCAAAGTACAACGATGGCGAACTCAACGGACAATGGACAACGTTACCAGTTGATGACGTAAACAAGGACATTTTGGACAAGCTAGACTTAGGCGGTGACAGTAAGCACGGTTATCACGATGAATGGTTCATTAGTGATTACGAAGCACCATTCACAATCAGTGAAGATGATAGCATGTATCGGTTAAATGAATTAGCCGAGGCACTAGAAGACTATGAAACTATCGAGGATGTATATAAAGACCTAGACGATCGTGAAGCAACCGGCTGCGAGGATGTATATGATTTTGATGATGACTTTTTCGATACCATGTTCACGGATAAAACTGAAATCGCACGTGCAACTTTCTTTGGTGAAATTCAAAACTGGCTTGATCCATATATCTACTTTAATGGGGTGGGCAATCTAGCAAGCATGAATGAATATCAATATCAAGAAATGCTTAACAATCATGCAAGCAAAATTATCGAAGAATTTAAGAATGAATACCTGTAA
- a CDS encoding IS30 family transposase, with protein MTHLNDTMSTSLLTTHKKNAHLTKEERVMIATLKSQGLSNRAIGRQLGVNHQTINNELNRGTVRQLRRQKSNGKIYEYSYYIYSYEAGQATYLEHHRHSGRRRLYYSSKQFLRLADQLMLGEFDDHHYSPQAVIYKARDLMNDGTLIPKSVVTLYQWINEGVLRTSNLDLFEKPKRKHHRTHPQAKRCLGPNIAQRPQTADQRSEIGHWELDTVQGQKNGNDSVVLVMTDRLSRVNITSKIAGKTAHAVNQFFINLRQKMGTDAYYRIFKTITSDNGSEFSELTQVHDHVFYADPYSPWERGSNEINNRFLRKEITKGEAINNYSSAQIIATNDWMNHYPRAMFNGHSSMDIYRKAFYQEISQLHQPIINWSVLFI; from the coding sequence ATGACGCACTTAAATGATACCATGTCTACTAGTTTATTGACTACTCATAAAAAGAATGCTCATCTTACTAAAGAAGAACGTGTGATGATTGCGACTTTAAAGTCGCAAGGACTTTCCAATCGCGCAATTGGTCGCCAATTAGGAGTTAATCATCAAACAATTAATAACGAGCTCAACCGTGGTACGGTCCGCCAACTTCGTCGTCAAAAATCTAATGGTAAGATTTACGAATATTCTTACTACATCTATAGTTATGAAGCTGGTCAGGCCACATATCTTGAACATCACCGCCATTCTGGTCGTCGTCGCTTATATTATTCTTCAAAGCAATTTTTACGATTAGCTGATCAGCTAATGCTTGGTGAGTTTGACGACCACCATTACTCCCCACAAGCGGTTATTTATAAGGCTCGAGATTTAATGAATGATGGCACCCTGATCCCAAAGTCGGTTGTAACTTTATATCAATGGATTAATGAGGGTGTGCTTCGTACGTCCAATTTAGACCTCTTTGAAAAACCTAAACGTAAGCATCATCGAACTCATCCGCAAGCTAAAAGGTGCTTAGGGCCTAATATTGCTCAACGACCTCAAACTGCGGACCAACGGTCCGAAATTGGCCATTGGGAACTAGATACAGTTCAGGGACAGAAAAACGGTAATGACAGTGTTGTACTAGTAATGACTGATCGCCTTTCACGAGTTAATATCACGAGTAAAATTGCTGGTAAAACTGCGCATGCAGTAAATCAGTTCTTTATAAATTTACGCCAGAAAATGGGCACAGATGCTTACTATCGCATCTTTAAGACAATAACCTCTGACAACGGTTCAGAATTTAGTGAGTTAACACAAGTTCACGATCATGTTTTCTATGCTGATCCGTATTCCCCTTGGGAACGTGGATCCAATGAGATCAATAACCGGTTTCTCCGCAAGGAGATTACCAAAGGTGAAGCTATAAATAACTATAGTAGTGCTCAGATCATAGCGACTAATGATTGGATGAATCACTATCCACGAGCTATGTTTAATGGACATTCGTCAATGGATATCTATCGTAAGGCCTTCTACCAAGAGATATCACAGCTCCATCAACCAATAATCAATTGGTCAGTATTATTTATTTGA
- a CDS encoding ParM/StbA family protein: protein MVEKIMKVANDLGYGSVKANVDGENIKFPSVIAAERPQDVQAPMEFDSKQDQDVYMKHFLNNMDVSVSSNAVKTSGRFLIGNAAIDSGLSMRSFDVNDFTGKSETDLAIILTLSLIAGKKVKEAYEAGQDLKEILKVKVNMATALPISEGKVNNAKDRYKERYMGSTHTVTFHNFKDPINVTIEFNKVYVALEGETAQMLISSDYDGLTDKIKEDFDKNYSEMKDEVEADDLINSRNVLGIDIGEGTTDVVAIINGKANPAASASLPQGYGNVLQDAVRVLQDQQMNFEERSQLQSFLSEKVSPLRRTRQDKVRQVVYDQLEPLADKIIDTVSQTMRIAKDTELVYVYGGGSIPMLDESNLREVLNEKLKSFSGGYDVPVIWIDKEYAQYLNELGLQVIVEAL, encoded by the coding sequence ATGGTTGAGAAGATTATGAAAGTTGCAAATGATTTGGGATATGGTTCTGTAAAAGCAAATGTTGATGGTGAAAATATTAAGTTTCCATCAGTTATAGCAGCAGAACGTCCACAAGATGTACAAGCTCCTATGGAATTTGATTCTAAGCAAGACCAAGATGTTTATATGAAGCACTTCCTTAATAATATGGATGTTAGTGTGTCAAGTAATGCAGTAAAAACCTCTGGAAGATTTTTGATTGGTAATGCAGCTATTGACAGTGGTCTATCCATGAGGTCTTTTGATGTTAATGACTTCACTGGTAAATCAGAGACAGATTTAGCTATTATTCTTACTTTAAGTTTGATAGCTGGAAAGAAAGTAAAAGAAGCATATGAAGCTGGACAAGACTTAAAGGAGATTCTAAAGGTAAAAGTTAATATGGCGACTGCGTTACCTATTTCAGAAGGTAAGGTAAATAATGCAAAAGATCGTTACAAAGAACGTTACATGGGTAGTACTCATACAGTAACTTTCCATAACTTCAAGGACCCAATTAATGTAACTATCGAATTTAATAAGGTATATGTTGCATTAGAAGGTGAAACAGCCCAAATGCTTATTTCCTCCGATTATGATGGATTAACAGATAAAATTAAGGAAGACTTTGATAAGAACTATTCAGAAATGAAGGATGAAGTTGAAGCTGACGACCTTATTAATTCACGAAATGTACTTGGAATTGATATCGGAGAAGGGACTACTGATGTAGTAGCAATCATTAACGGTAAGGCTAATCCAGCAGCATCAGCTTCATTACCACAAGGATACGGAAATGTATTACAAGATGCAGTACGCGTTCTTCAAGATCAACAAATGAATTTCGAGGAACGTTCACAATTACAGAGTTTCTTATCTGAAAAGGTCAGTCCATTGCGTCGAACTCGCCAAGATAAAGTACGTCAAGTAGTTTATGACCAATTAGAACCATTAGCTGACAAAATCATCGATACAGTTAGTCAAACAATGCGTATCGCTAAGGATACTGAACTTGTTTACGTATATGGTGGTGGCTCCATTCCAATGCTAGATGAGAGTAATCTTCGCGAAGTATTGAATGAAAAACTTAAGAGCTTCAGCGGTGGATATGATGTTCCAGTAATTTGGATTGATAAAGAATATGCACAATATTTAAATGAATTAGGATTACAAGTAATTGTTGAAGCCTTATAG
- a CDS encoding replication-associated protein RepC, giving the protein MSDLFTQFNKENKNRRKKNATPGVAETKPSTPEKRYDASVHQKKTTEKKPEVKKRGKGRPRKNKSTKMIRISDQAVDIINAYKQVANCESQDDAIIDVFRKYIESGAMSDSDEKVFRLLLELKKVDSLIYDKEELN; this is encoded by the coding sequence TTGTCTGATCTATTTACCCAATTTAATAAGGAAAACAAGAATAGAAGAAAGAAAAATGCTACTCCAGGAGTGGCAGAAACAAAACCCTCAACTCCAGAAAAGAGATATGATGCTTCTGTTCATCAGAAAAAAACCACCGAAAAGAAACCAGAAGTTAAAAAGAGAGGTAAAGGTAGACCAAGAAAAAATAAGTCTACTAAGATGATTAGGATTAGCGATCAAGCGGTAGATATAATTAATGCTTATAAACAAGTGGCAAATTGTGAATCACAGGATGATGCTATTATTGATGTATTTAGAAAATATATAGAGAGTGGCGCAATGAGTGATAGCGATGAAAAAGTATTTAGACTACTTCTCGAACTTAAAAAGGTAGATAGTTTGATATACGATAAAGAAGAATTGAATTAA
- a CDS encoding ParA family protein, producing MPVLVYANFKGGVGKTTNSVMTAYQLAKKGYKTLVCDLDPQSNATHLLTRTYARQNNQSEKEFVKELNKKSKDKLSKADIDKEVEEVFKERERKQLRIKETMMLALSEGDIKNAIVKVMDNLYLLPSSDDFTEYPDFLEMTFMPNEENYKEKRISYFAKQLDKVKENYDFVIVDVPPTLSVFTDSAVYAADDIIIVLQTQQDSLDGAEAFFVYLQKMFNNYPSISFNILGVLPVLLENRAGLDTQILKDAKESFGKDGVFKNIIKHMERLKRFGRMGIADKDAEYGKGDFHDIKVHYVYNRLTDEILERLKKLEG from the coding sequence ATGCCTGTTCTAGTTTATGCTAATTTTAAAGGTGGTGTCGGTAAAACAACCAATTCTGTCATGACTGCATATCAATTAGCCAAGAAAGGTTATAAGACTTTAGTGTGTGATTTAGACCCACAATCGAATGCAACACATTTATTAACGCGAACATACGCACGCCAAAATAATCAAAGTGAGAAAGAGTTTGTCAAAGAACTTAATAAGAAATCAAAAGATAAACTTTCAAAGGCAGATATAGATAAAGAAGTTGAAGAAGTTTTTAAGGAAAGAGAAAGAAAACAGCTTCGAATAAAAGAAACAATGATGTTAGCTCTTAGCGAAGGAGATATAAAGAACGCTATCGTTAAGGTAATGGACAATTTATATTTACTTCCTTCTTCTGATGACTTTACAGAATACCCCGATTTTTTGGAAATGACATTTATGCCTAATGAAGAAAACTATAAAGAAAAAAGAATTTCTTACTTTGCAAAACAACTAGATAAAGTCAAAGAAAATTATGATTTTGTTATCGTAGATGTTCCACCAACTCTATCAGTTTTTACTGATTCCGCAGTTTATGCAGCAGATGATATTATTATTGTTTTACAAACACAACAAGATTCACTAGATGGTGCTGAGGCGTTTTTCGTATACTTACAAAAAATGTTCAATAACTATCCTTCTATTAGTTTTAATATTCTTGGAGTGCTTCCTGTCTTACTTGAAAATAGAGCAGGATTGGATACGCAAATTTTGAAAGACGCGAAAGAGTCATTTGGTAAAGATGGAGTCTTTAAGAACATAATTAAACATATGGAGCGTCTTAAGCGATTTGGTCGTATGGGAATAGCCGATAAAGATGCTGAATATGGAAAGGGTGACTTCCACGATATAAAGGTACACTATGTTTACAATCGGCTAACAGATGAAATATTAGAACGGTTAAAGAAATTGGAGGGATAA
- a CDS encoding replication protein, repA translates to MNNQKAFLGINLDLLENPKYKNLDSRAMMLYALYADRYSVSMNNARLGNTAFVDDMGVFIRFTNELAAKVLHTTVKMISKFRKQLESENLIKIVREGLKGYKIYVYPVQQTPSNVELILPWKNHTITVQKTISDWTTASKLEFSKTLKLSSQTIDMNVKSQRDYTCDQKGNTSLSHSSLSHVFLNNNDLDDNAHARKENEIQPNQSNKNPYHSLPEKIKSSFVDVFGFITKPMAIELHSLISQSNEDMVNYIITSSKGHKITNAIAYIKAAITNALKRGDKCAQDMINFYNNNVKNAFTGYKKSPSKRFMSEEEVNAMIAKDEEEMRQNNPEFYARINAIKQRTQAKKFNRPMIPIYSLGE, encoded by the coding sequence ATGAATAACCAAAAAGCGTTTTTAGGTATCAACCTAGATTTACTCGAAAACCCAAAATATAAGAATCTAGACTCCCGTGCAATGATGTTGTACGCTCTTTACGCTGATCGCTATTCTGTTTCTATGAATAACGCTCGTTTAGGGAACACAGCATTCGTTGATGATATGGGAGTCTTTATTCGTTTTACTAATGAATTGGCTGCCAAGGTACTTCACACAACAGTCAAAATGATTAGTAAATTTCGTAAGCAATTAGAATCGGAGAATTTAATTAAGATTGTTCGTGAAGGCTTAAAGGGTTACAAAATCTATGTTTATCCAGTTCAACAAACACCAAGTAACGTTGAGCTTATTTTGCCATGGAAAAATCACACTATTACTGTTCAAAAGACTATTTCTGACTGGACTACTGCATCCAAGCTTGAATTTAGTAAAACTCTTAAATTATCTTCTCAAACAATTGATATGAACGTGAAGTCCCAACGGGATTACACGTGTGACCAAAAAGGGAATACTAGTTTATCTCACTCTAGTCTATCTCATGTATTTTTAAATAATAATGATTTGGATGATAACGCGCACGCGCGTAAGGAAAATGAAATTCAACCCAATCAATCAAACAAAAATCCATATCACTCTTTACCAGAAAAGATAAAGAGTTCATTTGTTGATGTATTTGGATTCATCACTAAGCCTATGGCTATTGAACTACATTCTCTAATCAGTCAATCCAACGAAGATATGGTTAACTACATAATCACAAGTAGTAAAGGACATAAGATTACTAATGCTATCGCATATATCAAAGCTGCAATTACCAATGCTCTGAAACGAGGGGATAAGTGCGCTCAAGACATGATTAACTTTTACAACAATAACGTCAAAAATGCGTTTACTGGTTACAAGAAATCTCCATCAAAACGCTTTATGTCTGAGGAAGAAGTAAATGCTATGATTGCAAAAGACGAAGAAGAAATGCGTCAAAATAATCCAGAATTTTATGCGCGTATTAACGCAATTAAGCAACGTACACAAGCTAAAAAGTTTAACCGTCCGATGATCCCAATTTATTCTTTAGGCGAATAA
- a CDS encoding HU family DNA-binding protein produces MLNKKDLIEIIAKQQETTKVEAKKIVDAFTDGIKSIMKDNKSVNITGFAKFESKYKEAYKRVFGVTGELIEVPAHHVHKATLSKKIAE; encoded by the coding sequence ATGTTAAACAAGAAAGATTTAATTGAAATTATTGCAAAGCAACAAGAAACTACAAAGGTTGAAGCTAAGAAGATTGTGGATGCCTTTACTGATGGTATCAAGTCAATTATGAAGGACAACAAGTCAGTAAACATTACAGGCTTTGCAAAGTTTGAAAGTAAGTACAAAGAAGCTTACAAGCGTGTGTTTGGTGTAACTGGTGAATTAATTGAAGTTCCAGCACATCACGTACACAAGGCAACTCTATCAAAGAAGATTGCTGAATAA
- a CDS encoding Dps family protein → MTTYNYDFPKSKAQLNQLIADISQLKVNVQQTHWYMRGENFFRLHPLMDEYGDQLSEQLDQIAERLIALNGSPLATTHEFIENTGLPDDKVAFDQLTMTEFMQRLVDQFKYLRNQYQKGIEVTDEEKDFPTQDMLNGFKDETDKNIWMISAYLDKAPFAD, encoded by the coding sequence ATGACAACTTACAATTATGACTTTCCAAAATCAAAAGCACAACTCAATCAACTGATTGCCGATATCAGCCAATTAAAGGTCAACGTTCAACAAACACACTGGTATATGCGCGGTGAAAACTTCTTCCGTCTCCATCCGCTGATGGACGAATATGGCGATCAACTAAGCGAACAGCTCGATCAAATTGCAGAACGCTTGATTGCTTTAAACGGCAGCCCACTGGCAACAACTCACGAATTCATTGAAAATACTGGCCTACCAGATGACAAAGTCGCTTTTGATCAATTAACGATGACTGAATTCATGCAACGGCTAGTTGATCAATTCAAGTACCTACGTAACCAATACCAAAAAGGAATCGAAGTTACTGACGAAGAAAAAGACTTCCCAACTCAAGATATGCTTAATGGCTTCAAGGATGAAACCGATAAAAATATTTGGATGATCAGTGCTTATCTAGACAAAGCACCATTCGCTGACTAA
- a CDS encoding adenine-specific methyltransferase EcoRI family protein codes for MLGPELIKVLNLKNKFAILSDLLKASGIRIDEQGHRYIRVKGVRWFTNMDYKQRHDDLILYKKYRKFVKWC; via the coding sequence ATGTTGGGACCAGAGTTGATTAAAGTGCTGAATCTCAAAAACAAATTCGCTATTTTGAGTGACCTGTTAAAGGCTTCGGGAATACGAATTGATGAGCAAGGGCATCGATATATTAGAGTTAAGGGCGTGCGTTGGTTTACTAACATGGACTATAAGCAACGTCATGACGATTTGATCTTATATAAGAAATATAGGAAGTTTGTCAAATGGTGTTGA
- a CDS encoding glutamate--cysteine ligase: MEWQQLLMENTALINAQVVQIGLEREGQRVTVTGHLADTALSPTLISEFSGLQRDFAETQLELVTQPQASAVAALHALTMLTQQVRQRLLPELIWPLSMPPTLPREDRDIPIAKLDAAAVAYRQGLAHRYGRRRQMLSGVHCNVSLAASLMMGLYQAQTDSRDFTTFQNRCYLHIAQNYLHYRWLLTYLYGCSPRCWPQSGLTPPAQPVRSLRNSSSGYINRPGVTVSYASLNDYCQTLQAAVDNGKLSATKEFYGQVRLRHAGGHSQLCQDGIQYLELRNLDLNPWAGAGVDLSQLTCLTWFVLLMLWLPVPASTDNWIQAGQRANEQVAIETPMQVTRQLTEGEQLADALQTMATSLHQPHALQVAQHILTSLHDPANTLAARWEQQTNDSLERATQLALQLAATPHFNA, translated from the coding sequence ATGGAGTGGCAACAATTATTAATGGAAAATACGGCGTTGATCAATGCACAGGTTGTTCAGATTGGGCTGGAACGGGAAGGCCAGCGGGTAACGGTGACCGGTCATTTGGCGGATACGGCATTATCACCAACACTTATCAGCGAGTTTTCCGGCCTGCAACGGGACTTTGCGGAGACACAGTTGGAGTTAGTCACCCAACCGCAAGCAAGTGCGGTTGCTGCGTTGCACGCCTTAACGATGCTCACACAACAAGTCCGGCAAAGGCTTCTGCCTGAACTGATTTGGCCGCTAAGCATGCCGCCCACACTTCCACGAGAAGACCGGGATATTCCAATTGCTAAGTTGGATGCGGCCGCTGTCGCCTATCGACAAGGACTTGCTCACCGCTATGGCCGACGACGTCAAATGTTGTCAGGTGTTCACTGTAATGTGAGCTTAGCGGCTAGTCTGATGATGGGATTGTATCAGGCCCAGACAGATAGTCGTGATTTCACTACCTTTCAAAATCGCTGTTACCTGCACATTGCGCAGAATTATTTGCACTATCGCTGGCTACTGACGTATCTTTATGGCTGCTCACCACGCTGCTGGCCACAGTCTGGTCTTACGCCACCAGCCCAGCCCGTTCGAAGCTTACGCAACAGTTCTAGCGGGTATATCAATCGGCCGGGTGTTACGGTCTCGTACGCGTCGTTAAATGACTATTGTCAAACACTGCAAGCGGCCGTTGATAATGGAAAATTAAGTGCGACCAAGGAATTCTACGGTCAGGTTCGATTGCGTCATGCCGGTGGTCATTCACAACTATGTCAGGATGGGATTCAATACTTGGAATTACGTAACTTAGACCTGAACCCATGGGCCGGTGCGGGCGTTGATCTGTCCCAACTGACCTGCTTAACGTGGTTCGTTTTACTGATGCTCTGGTTACCAGTGCCAGCTAGTACGGATAATTGGATTCAGGCGGGTCAGCGCGCCAACGAACAAGTTGCCATCGAAACCCCCATGCAAGTGACTCGACAGCTAACTGAAGGCGAACAACTAGCTGATGCGCTACAAACTATGGCTACCAGTTTACATCAACCACACGCTTTGCAAGTCGCCCAACATATCTTAACTAGTCTGCACGACCCGGCCAACACACTCGCGGCCCGCTGGGAACAACAAACAAACGATTCGCTCGAACGTGCAACCCAACTTGCACTCCAGCTGGCTGCGACACCACATTTTAATGCTTGA